The Fulvia fulva chromosome 1, complete sequence region ACAAACAGTACGTCCTTTGCCATTGGCTTAGAGCAAATTGTCCAGACGAGGCTGCGATCATCATTGATTGATAGGTTACCGAGACTGACATCAAATAGCGACTGGAAACGCACCAGCATCAAGCAAAACCGAAGCAAACGGCGCAAACGAAGCTCACGCGCCACCAGAGACGAACGGCACATCGACCAACGGATCCTCCGACGATGCGACAACGGCTCAGGAAGATGGCGAGGCAGCAGGGCAGCCGGTGGATAATGTCTTCCAGCTTACCATCAAGCTGCCTCATGCGCCAGGGCAGACACAGATAATGGTGTCCAGTCAAGAGCAGGTGCAGGACATTCGCCAATCAATTGTGGACACATCGCATACTTTCCAGTACTCTTGCTTCCACCTCGAGCACAAGGGCAAGCGCATCAACGACTTTGTTGAACTGTCAGAGGTCGAGGACATTGTGGCAGACCCAGTATGCACGCTGGTGGAGGACCCATACACCGAGGCGCAGGCGCGGATGCATGTTGTGCGCGTGAGGGAGCTCATCGGAGCTGCTGGAGATAGGACAGACCTGGTGACTGGAATCGACGCGGGCACCAGCTTGTGCGATAGCGTGGAGCTTCCTAGCAGCAACAGCAAGGACGATGGAACCAACCCAGTGAGCCAGTACGATCTCAACGCGCCAGGATCGATATCCACTCTGCTACCGCGTCAGCGAGAGCCTGCGCCAAAGACTGTGAAGAGCATATCACTGTCAGTCTGGAATCCTCCTCCCTACAACCTGCGAGACCGAGGCCACCTGCTCTATCTTCAGGTCGTGACCAACGAAGGCGAGCAGCACTACATTACCTCGCACGTCTCTGGCTTCTACGTCAACAAGTCTACGAACAACAAGTTTGACCCTGCACCACGCAGCTCACCCAAATCTGCTTCAGAGCACTCTCTCATCAACCTCCTTGCCAAGATCTCACCTTCTTTCGATGCGTCGTTCAGGCGTCTGCAAGAGTACAACGGCCAGAGAGATCCTTTGGCTTCGTACCAATTGTCGAACAGCATTCCTGCAGCACCTTGGCTCGTGTCGCCTTCGACTGTTCAAAACCACCAAGCTGATCTTACACGAACTCAGGAGGCGTATCTGCTTGCTGGAGCTGAGAATGCAGAGACTCTTCGTGACTGGAACGAGGAATTTCAATCGACCCGGGAACTGCCTAAGGAGACTGTCCAGGATCGGGTATTCCGCGAACGACTTACCAGCAAGCTCTTCGCCGAGTACAACGAGGCCGCTGTACGTGGTGCATGTCTGGTCGCAAGGGGTGAGGTCCAGCCTTTGAACCCTACCGAGGCGAGGGACGCTCAAATCTTCGTCTACAACAACGTCTTCTACTCATTCGGAGCAGACGGTGTTGGCACTTTCGCCAGCGATGGCGGTGACGAAGCAGCACGCGTTGCTACAGGTAAGGATGTGCAGGGTGTCAAGGCTGTGAACCAACTTGACATCAATGGCCTCTTCACACCTGGTACCGTTGTCGTCGACTACCTCGGTAAGCGTGTCGTTGGTCAGAGCATCGTTCCAGGCATCTTCAAGCAGCGAGAACCTGGTGAGCACCAGATCGACTATGGAGGTGTCGAGGGTAAAGATGTGATCGCGACTCACAAGTCATTCGTGCAGCCCTTCAGCGAGCTTAGTAAGGCTATGCGCGTGAAGAAGCATGCGGTCTGGGACAAGGAATTGAAGAAGCATGATCTCGAAGCCAGTGTAGAGACAAAGGGTCTGCTTGGTACTGATGGACGCAAGTATGTGCTCGATCTTTACAGAGTTACACCACTGGACGTCGCATGGCTCGAGAAGCACCGAGGAGACGACCAGACAGACGAGAACCGCTACCCACACCGGATGACAGTGCTGCGATCGGAGCTTGTTGATGCTTACCGGATCGTGAAGATGCGGGAGTACGTGTCTAAAGAGTTGGAGAAGAAGCGAGCCGAGGAGGCACAGGCCAGTGCCGGTGCTGAGAAGTCGCTCACACATGGAGATCACGAGAAGGAGGCAAACGGCGACGCCGTTGCTAAGAAGGATGACGAAGAAGAAACGAAGCCAGCACAGCCAGAGCAAGAGACTGTGGACGTTTCGGGCTTCTCCTTCACCCTCAACCCAGATGTCTTCAGCGGACAGCAGCCTCAATCAGAAGAAGAGAAGGCGGAATGGGAACAGGATGAGGCTTTGGTACGCACAGTGTGCGAGTACTTAACAGCTGAGGTCATCCCACGACTTGTCCACGACCTACAAGAAGGCGATGCAGGCTTTCCAATGGACGGTCAAAGCATGGTCCGGGAAATGCACCGACGGGGTATCAATGTTCGCTACATTGGTGAGCTTGCTCGCCTGTGCGCCGAGAAGTCCGACAACAAGAGATTGCAAGCTTTGAAGCAGGTCTGCCAGCAAGAGATGGTGGCACGAGCTTTCAAGCATATCCTCAACAAGCAGCTTCGCAAGCTGCCACCGTGCTTCGCTCAAAGCTGCGTTGCGCACTACCTCAATTGCCTGCTTGGTCGTGAGCTCAACGGCTCTCCAAAGGCCGAGACTGAGGAAGAGCTCAAGAGCTTGTACCCAGACGTGTCGTTTGACTACGAGAAGGAGACACCAGAGGCGCTGGACAAGGAGATTGGGCGGCAAATATCGCTGCGATACCGCTACGAATTACAGGACAGCCTTGTACAAGCTGGCAAGCAGTTGCAGATGTTGCGTGAGTTGTCGAATAAGCTCGGCTTCCAGTTCGAAGCGAAAGAGTACGCATTTACGAAGGAGCACCAGCTTGAGTCTAAGGACTCTTCGGAGTCCCTCAGTGTGCCGCAGACCAACGGTACGCACGCGACAGCCGATGGTGGCAGAAAGAAGAGAAAGAAGAAGCAGGCAGATAAGTCTCCAAGCCGTGCTGCTGCATCTACACCAAGGCTGGCACCTACGACCTTCCGCCCGGACAATGTCTTGAACATCGTGCCCATGGTGAAGGAAGCATCGCCGAAGAGTGTCCTCGCCGAGGAAGCGCTTGAGGCTGGTCGTATGAGCATTCAGCAAGATCAGAAGGAGCTTGGCCAAGAGCTGCTCCTCGAGAGCTTGAGCTTGCACGAGCAGATCTACGGTATCCTGCATCCGGAAGTGGCTCGTGTGTACTATGCATTGTCGACGATGTACTACGGTTTGGACGAGAAGAACGCAGCAGTCGAACTTGCCAAGAAGGCTGTGATTGTGTCCGAGCGCACACTTGGTGTGGACGATGCCGAGACAGTGTTGGCGTACCTCAACCTCAGCTTGTTCGAGCACGCTATCGGCAACACTAAGAACGCTCTTGCGTATGTTAAGCATGCGCTGGACCTGTGGAAGATCGTCTATGGTGTTCGTCACCCAGACTCGATCACCACTATCAACAACGCTGCCGTGATGCTGCAGACTTTGAAGCAGTTCCACGAGTCACGGCTGTGGTTCGAGGCATCGCTAGACATCTGTGAGGACGTTGCTGGCAGACAGTCCATCAACACTGCAACGCTATTGTTCCAGCTTGCACAGGCGTTGGCACTGGACCAGGATCCAAAGGCTGCGGTCGCCAAGATGCGTGAGAGCTACAGCATCTTCAAGGCTGAGCTTGGACCGGAGAACCAGAACACCAAGGAGGCCGAGATGTGGCTCGAGACTCTCACACACAACGCTGTGAACCAAGCCAAGCAGGCGAATATCCTCCAGAACCGCCGCGTCTTGCTTTCCAGGAACGGCAGGACGTCACGAGTTGCTATGGGCACGAGACCACAGCCTCCGGTAGGCCAGACAGCTGCAGCACCTGCCGTGCAGACTTCAGCATCGACATCATCAGGCAGTGGCGGCATCGATCAGCGCAATCTGGATGAACTGCTCAAGTACATCAACGGTGAGAGCAGCAAGCAGACGACGCCGAAGAAGAAGCCAACGAACCCGAAGAGGAGGCAGCAGAAGGCTTAAGAAGTTTTGGACGCTTGCTCTTAGACGCTTGGTATAGTTTGACAGCTCTCGACTCGAGTATGCTTATTTGTGGTTATGACGAGGCATTCAATGCATGGTGATACAAAAAGGAGGGCCGGAAGAGAAGCGTGGATGTAAAGTTTTGTTGCACATGTTCGATCACCACTCTTGGTT contains the following coding sequences:
- a CDS encoding Clustered mitochondria; the protein is MAAGNDAVTNTTGNAPASSKTEANGANEAHAPPETNGTSTNGSSDDATTAQEDGEAAGQPVDNVFQLTIKLPHAPGQTQIMVSSQEQVQDIRQSIVDTSHTFQYSCFHLEHKGKRINDFVELSEVEDIVADPVCTLVEDPYTEAQARMHVVRVRELIGAAGDRTDLVTGIDAGTSLCDSVELPSSNSKDDGTNPVSQYDLNAPGSISTLLPRQREPAPKTVKSISLSVWNPPPYNLRDRGHLLYLQVVTNEGEQHYITSHVSGFYVNKSTNNKFDPAPRSSPKSASEHSLINLLAKISPSFDASFRRLQEYNGQRDPLASYQLSNSIPAAPWLVSPSTVQNHQADLTRTQEAYLLAGAENAETLRDWNEEFQSTRELPKETVQDRVFRERLTSKLFAEYNEAAVRGACLVARGEVQPLNPTEARDAQIFVYNNVFYSFGADGVGTFASDGGDEAARVATGKDVQGVKAVNQLDINGLFTPGTVVVDYLGKRVVGQSIVPGIFKQREPGEHQIDYGGVEGKDVIATHKSFVQPFSELSKAMRVKKHAVWDKELKKHDLEASVETKGLLGTDGRKYVLDLYRVTPLDVAWLEKHRGDDQTDENRYPHRMTVLRSELVDAYRIVKMREYVSKELEKKRAEEAQASAGAEKSLTHGDHEKEANGDAVAKKDDEEETKPAQPEQETVDVSGFSFTLNPDVFSGQQPQSEEEKAEWEQDEALVRTVCEYLTAEVIPRLVHDLQEGDAGFPMDGQSMVREMHRRGINVRYIGELARLCAEKSDNKRLQALKQVCQQEMVARAFKHILNKQLRKLPPCFAQSCVAHYLNCLLGRELNGSPKAETEEELKSLYPDVSFDYEKETPEALDKEIGRQISLRYRYELQDSLVQAGKQLQMLRELSNKLGFQFEAKEYAFTKEHQLESKDSSESLSVPQTNGTHATADGGRKKRKKKQADKSPSRAAASTPRLAPTTFRPDNVLNIVPMVKEASPKSVLAEEALEAGRMSIQQDQKELGQELLLESLSLHEQIYGILHPEVARVYYALSTMYYGLDEKNAAVELAKKAVIVSERTLGVDDAETVLAYLNLSLFEHAIGNTKNALAYVKHALDLWKIVYGVRHPDSITTINNAAVMLQTLKQFHESRLWFEASLDICEDVAGRQSINTATLLFQLAQALALDQDPKAAVAKMRESYSIFKAELGPENQNTKEAEMWLETLTHNAVNQAKQANILQNRRVLLSRNGRTSRVAMGTRPQPPVGQTAAAPAVQTSASTSSGSGGIDQRNLDELLKYINGESSKQTTPKKKPTNPKRRQQKA